The stretch of DNA TTTCTTTGTTTCACGGGGTATGATGTCATCAAAGGGAGAGTGAAGCACCTGGAAGagacaaaatgttttatatcaGTATTTTAATCACTgacaataaatatttaaaagttgTCAAGGAAGTGGAAAAGTAGCAGGAGAAGAAAATACCTctgcagtttttattttgtggggATTCAGAGGTCTTTCCTCGTCGTCACATTCAACGTCTGCCAATCTGAGCATATTATAGACTGTGTCTCCTGTGACCTGCAGTAGGcattgttggaaaaaaaaaaaacaacttggagTACtctttaacatacagtacacagttCTAGaaatggggtggcagtagcaCAGTCCATCAGGAGGTGGGATGGCAGCTggagggttggtggttcaaGTCACCGTAAGGGCCAAAGTaaggagtgtggactggtacatggagaggtgccagttcacctcctagGCACTGCCAAAGTGCTCTTGACATCTCTTTTTtcgtttttgtttattatttttaaagaaatggcagagcagattttgaaaacaaattcaGAGTGGCATGGTTAACATTTTTATGAGGTaaattgaagaagaagaagaagcagtaTCGGCTCCAAATATTAGCTCAAGAAAATCGGCAGCCCGTATCGGTCGTTGGCTAAGGctgatgaaaaagaagaaaaaaaagaaaaagaaatcagtgTTGGCACTAAAAAAATCCATATCGGTCGATTTCTACTccgcagtgccctgctacgccatgtaCTACTACAACTATTTCTAGTCATGGCTCCATTATCTTCACTGTGACTATTactgccactgttcatcacacccccaaccggcaccatcagacaccacctaccaacagcctgggtctgtccgaggtttctccctgaAGTTTTCCtttcaataaaaagtataaatataataaaaacataaaccctCGGAAACAGCAGAGTACATTTGTTTCGCTATAGCTACACCGGATAAAAGACGTCAACTTGAATGGTTAAAACCTGatgattaaaaaactaaaacccagTCCCCCAGGGACGCTTTTAATGTCCTTTGACAGATATCTGTTCCGGGACAGACTTGAATACACAATGGAAATATTTCAGTAAATTGCTACTGTTCTTTAGATTCACCTTGCCGAATATGGTGTGTTTATTGTTGAGCTCGTCTGCACGTCCCAAGGTGAAGAAAAACTGACTTCCATTATCATGTGGGCCAGCGTTTGCCATGGCAACCAAACCTCTCCGATTGAAGCGCAGTCTGGAGTGAAATTCATCCtaaaagttaaaatgaaaatacttaggtacattcattttaatgtcAGCTACATTCTCTTAATGGTAAGGATGTTTGCATGTACTAAGCATGATTCAAACGAGGattctgttagttttaacatcaaaTAGACTGAATAATCCAAAAAGAAGTCGAGATGTCTGACCTTGAATGGCCGACCATAGATGGACTCTCCACCAGTCCCTGTTCCAGTGGGATCCCCCCCCTGGACGATGAATTCACGCACCACTCGGTGAAACACTGTGCCGTCATAGTAACCTGGAGGTTAGAGAAATATAAGGTCACACTTTATTTTACAGGATTGTAATTTCTGAAAAATGTCCTAATAATTTCCTGGGAATAATTCTGTAATTTggtaaaaaacacaaggaaaatAGAGACAGTAAACAGTACAGAAAGGTTAACGAGTAAATAACAGTTGAGTGAACAATATCCCAACTACTGTGACAAGGTTATTTCAAATAAGtttcaaatgaaatgttaaCCTATTTAATCTGCATTATCTCAACATGTATTAAAGGTGATGATAACTGCATCACGTAACTAGCGATGGACATTTAACATTGTGACACTTACAATTGATTAAGTACAATTTGTTGCTGGTGTAAATTCTTTTAGTGAGTGCACAGCTAGTAATTTGTCAGAGGCAAGCATAAAAGTCAACATACCTGGATAATGAAGTGTCTAATGATAAAACAGTGATAAATGTATAACATGAAAAATTgagcttttatttaaataacaatttTGGGAATGTATTTTTGAAGTAGAAGACCTCTTAAAACTGGGAGGATATGTGTTGGTGACTGATATTGCTGTTATGACATATTGATTTAGTCTTTTAAGTGCCTTTGAATTCTTACCTTCCATGCACAGTTGCACAAAGTTCCTGCATGCTTTAGGAGCCTCTTTGGACCACAACTCAATGTCAATGTCTCCTGCTGAAGTCTTCAACAGGACCTAAGAAAAGATCACAAAGTGGGGAAGTTAAACTAAGAAATAATTTTCCAATAGCTAACAAAACGAGCAAAATGCTTTACAGATCAAACATTTcatctgagacacacacacacagggttagCTGCAGGAGATACAATAAAGGTTTAAGTATTAGGCTAGTGATATCAAGCTcgtatctcagtggttaaaatgaatgtattgaaatgaaaataatgaacagccctttatgcactttctgcccaattaaagctcAAGGGACATATGTTCATATGTTCTGGAAATTTTCttgtgttggtcagttctggaacaatattgcNNNNNNNNNNtccaccttgattaatgttactgtgcccgttactgtcaatgttttgattctgaattcTGTCAGCCTTTCAGATCTATAAAGCTCAAAAACGTGCTGTGCTGGCTGGGCTTACAGCTGCTGAGAGGATGATTGTAAcccgttggaagccacctcatgacttatctgttcgtacatggatcctttcttatTGGATGTCATTttcatggatcctttctttttggatgtcatgtACATGgatcttttctttttggatgtcatgtacatggatcctttctttttggatgtcatgtacgtggatcctttctttttgtatgTNNNNNNNNNNNNNatggatcctttctttttggatgtcatgtacgtggatcctttctttttggatgtcatgtacgtggatcctttctttttggatgtcattttcatggatcctttcttttNNNNNNNNNNTGTCATGTAcgtggatcctttctttttggatatCATGTAcgtggatcctttctttttggaagTCATTttcatggatcctttctttttggatgtcatgtacgtggatcctttctttttggatgtcatgcACATTGAACTCTCTACGGCTCGTGTGGGTGGAGCCCCGGGGAAGACTTTGGAGACTTGGCACAGCATTACTGAGTCCTTGAAGGCAATGGTgtggccttttcttttgtttgtgtgtgtgattggtcccttgtcttgtgtctatctgtgtgtgtctgtctgtgtgtgtgtgtctgtttctgcatgtgttgtttagTCTCCCTCACTCCCgttcttcctctctgtgtttttgtggcccTGTGAAGCGTTCCTGTGTCCCAGTGTGTTTGTAACTGTTcgtgaatgttatgtttacatttttttctgaatataaaattcaaaaatgccatcacaaaaaaagtattaGGCTAGTGGTTTTATTGTAATATGAGTATGTTAACGTAATCACAATGCTGCATTTTAAACGTGCAAACGACATCGATGTTATAAACTCTAAAAGTATATAATGAAGCATATTGTTCAAAATTCAAATAAGAGAATTAAATGGTAAAGTTAGTtacaattaaagttaaaaagtcgTGCTCACCTTTCCATTTGATGGTGGTTCCTGGATGTAAATATTGCTCATTCTGCCGCCGAGGTTTGTCGTTAAAGAagaaaattgtctttttttacaccGTGTGACACTTTTAAATATGAAACCCCGTTATATAAACCGCTAGTTAACAGGTAGATCTGTTAAATCAGCTTGCTTTACAAGTGACAAGTATAAGATACGTTAGCTACAGCCATATCGGCCATCCTAGTGTGCGTTTTGTTTACTTCCGAGTACGTGGGGGTgtccttaattaaaaaaaagaattatttagttatttcttcgggaattaatatttaaattagtAAATATGGTTCATATTATACAAAGTGATTAACAATGCCATGTAAGTATCAATCTACATATGCGCTGGATACAGAACAATCCCGCGCAATAGGGATGACAACCCCGAAAGTTGACTTTTGGTTTGACCCAAGTGTCTGTGACAATGTACCCTCGGAAACAACAGAGTACTTTGGTTCCACTGTAGCTAGCCCtgttaaaatacataaatggaTGGTTAAAACCTGATAATGACATGATGAAAAAGAGTTTTATATATTAAAGTGCAACCATCATTCATAAAAATTGAAGTCAccaatcatttgtttttttttaatcaaacatgGCAGGATATTAACCAGTAAGCGAGAATTCCCCGGCCGGAAGTACTGTAACAAGAAAGGACAACACGGAAAACTGGCAGCGATGGCGGCGTCTGAAAACAATGAGGATCTTAAGCGAAAAGCCGAGGACACTCAGGATGGAGGTGGGgatggagaagaggaggaatgGGTCGGACCCATGCCAAGCGAAGCTATCACGGCGAAGAAAAGGAAAGGTTAGTTTAAAGCAGCTAGATAACGCCACATGTTTGACTCCTGCTTAAacaatgctaaccatgctaactCCTGGAtacttttgtattgtttttcctCAGTACTGGATTATGAGCGTGTTTATCTGGACAACCTCCCCTCAGCTGCAATGTATGAACGGAGCTACATGCACAGAGACGTTATTACACAGATAGTTTGCTCAAAGTAAGTTATTTTCTAATAAACTGTAACCCTTCACGTTGACACAGTGTATTCAACGGACTCTAGCCTACAGGGGGCAGCTTTGTTAGTTCATGGTGTCCGTGACCACTCACACATACCGTATTCCAAGAGTAATTATCATGCTCAATTTctactacaactttttttccaGGTACATTTAAATGGTTTGTGTTTGACTTAATTATCAATCAAATGTATGTCAGCATTTCCTTTGTGTTAATCAAGTGTTTGCATTCATACTTTGTGTCAAAACAACGTTATAAAGCGGTTATAGAAAACTGTCCCATAAGTCTAAAGAAGACTTGTAATAGGTTATAAGATCAGTTATAAAAGCGTGagtttaaaggtgctctgccacattaaaaaaaacgtttttaactTGCATTTTTTGTGCATTacgttaggtccatatgtgtttgtcttatgttgtgaatgtgaagatgaactgctacctcctctgtcagctctataaactgaaaagaaataagaggagaaatcatgCCAaccacaacagctggtcagtctgacatcatgttgcctgagcaaggatgctgatagccaggctctcattggctagctgttagccaNNNNNNNNNNagcagcttagctcgttgaatattaatgagaactgacACAAATCGAGccgagtcttcctgcaggctttctatagcacactagaatggcttgaaacaaggtaaccaaggcattcattccaaaataaatgttacagagtccatggtaaaacttcagacattaccacaaagtaaactaatacatgtggcagggcacctttaaatacaTACACCCACAACAATCACCAAAAAGAGAAAGTGGTTTACACTCCCTGAACCCTGCTCTGCTTAAAGAATGTCAAATCTCTTTCTTCACTATGAAGACTACATCTGAACATTTTAGAGCAAGTTTGCAAATTCTTTTTGACTTTATTTCTCCGTTTGCCTCAGGCTTAGTTTCCTATGTAAGtaaaaattcctttttttttcaggacGGACTTCATTATCACAGCCAGCCAAGATGGCCATGTCAAGTTTTGGAAGAAGAAGGAGGATGAGGGAATAGAGTTTGTCAAACACTTTCGAAGCCATCTCGGTATGCATTAGTTATCCTATTTATctctctgtttatttatttaaagtgagAAGAAGCAGAAGGAATAACATGCTGGCTTCATTGTGTTTTAGTGCAGTGTTTGCATTGCACCACATACTCAAATGTAATATGCATTGTATGGCACGATAAACAGAAATTGTCCTTGCGTCTTCTGCAGGTGTAATAGAAAGCATtgcagtgagtgctgaaggagCCCTTCTCTGTTCGGTTGGTGATGATCAGGCCATGAAAGTATTTGATGTTGTCAACTTTGACATGATCAATATGCTGAAGTTGGGGTGAGTTATTACACAGTAATttttagggctgggcaatatatccaTATTATATCGACATTAATATATGAGGCTACATATCGccttacattttggatatcgtgatatgacacaagtgttctcctggttttaaaggctgcattacagtacagTGATGTACCTTTCTGAACTTAATGACTGTTCTAGCTTTTCTAttgtttgcctttacccacttgagttattgtatccacattattggtggTTGTTTACCAAAAGTCAAGTtagtattttgtgaaagcaccattaGCCAACCCTGCAACATTGCCACAATCTTGCAACCCATGCATTTGGTCAAAAACATTGTGgcatctgatttattttttcccttaTTGCCCAGCTCCAGTAACTGTACTTCATTGTAACTGTACTTCATGTGAACGGCAGAACATTTCTTTACAAAGATGCGGCGACATGATTTTCTGTCCCTCCTGTGTAGCTTTCATCCAGGCCAGTCTGAGTGGATCTACAACCCCGGGGATGCCATTTCCACGGTGGCCTGCTCGGAAAAATCCACAGGGAAGATCTTTGTCTACGACGGGCGGGGAGGCAACCAGCCCCTCCACATCTTCGACAAGATGCACTCCTCGCCGCTGTCCCAAATCCGCCTGAATGCCAGATTTAGAATCATCGTCTCCGCTGACAAAGCGGGAATGCTGGAATACTGGACTGGCCTCCCAAGTGAATTCAGATTCCCCAAGCATGTGCATTGGGAatacaaaacaggaacagactTGTATGAATTTGTGAAACACAAAACGTATCCAACGAGCCTCACGTTTTCTCCGGATGGGAAGAAAATGGCCACCATTGCGTCTGACAGGAAAGTCCGAATCTTCCGCTTCCTGACAGGGAAACTGATGAGAGTGTTCGATGAGTCGTTAAGTGTAAGTTCTCGCACATCGCTCAACCTGGATCTCTACTGATGTGGCTAATTCGCGTGCTTATCACACCCGCGTTGTGTGTTAGATGTTCACAGAGTTGCAGCAGATGAGGCAGCAGCTGCCCGACATGGAGTTCGGGAGGCGGATGGCCGTGGAGAGAGAGCTGGAGAAGGTGGATGGGATCCGACTGACAAATATCATCTTTGATGAGACCGGCCACTTTGTGCTCTATGGGACCATGCTCGGCATCAAAGTCATCAACGTGGAGACCAACAGGTACGTTGACGTGAAGGTGGAGAAAGTCGTTTGAAGTGTCGATTGCAGGGTTTTCCCTGCCATTGTAACGCTTAGGTGTAGTACCCAGTTGGTTTTGGGTCAGCCTAAGCCGAATgaatgtataataataaaaaacaacaatttcaaaCTATACAATTAATTGCAGTTGGTGCAACAAGTGCAATATCTAAATCACACAGGGGTGTGGGGGAGGGGGCACAATATCTGTTAGAGGCAAAATATGTCTCAAACCATTCTGAGGTtttggtgctgcagagacgtcccggtctacaaatcctatcctacagactaaagaaatgTTCTTTggttggtacagatcctcgcaaaaatcccacaacaatcataaaaaacgttttttttttttggatgaaaatgagaataatgatgaTAAAGAACTATCCTAACCTCCACTATCGTGAATCATATTCCAATTGTAATgacagtcaaaataatcacaattagatatttcCCTTTTATCTTGCAGACCTACTTAAAACTTAAACTACTTCAAAAACTAAGTGAatgacttttctcagatcttttGAATGTATTTGGTCCCCAGTGGACTTCATTAGCAAATTTGCTCTTTAAGCTTTTTAAGTACTCATTTATGTAATGTCTGCTCtagctttttcaatgttttagacacagatatagtaataatattggtccaaaatgatgtgaaattgcATTTTATCTTTAGTTAATTGAAAAACACAACGTTTNNNNNNNNNNACGGAGAAccccaaaaccccccccccctccaaataCGAGCACccaagtcttccacaaaccaaGGGAAAACACTGGATTAGTTAATTAAACCTTGAAGTCCCTGCTCCGACTGTCACTACCTTATAAGGTAGAGTACCTACAGTAATTGAGGTCAAATATCAGATACACGTTTCTGGATCTCGTCCCCCCCCAGATGTGTGCGGATCCTTGGGAAGTTGGAGAACATCCGCGTGGTCAAGCTGTGTCTGTTCCAGGGGGTTGCAAAGGCCACGCACGTGGCACCCACTGTGGAGATGAAAGCGTGCGACAACCCTGCCTTAGATAACGTGGAGCCTGACCCCACCATATTCTGCACCGCGTTTAAGAAGAACCGCTTCTACATGGTGAGATAACAGGcaaccacttttttttctcttctcccacTGCTATCTGTCTTAATACaactttctttattttgtgtacTTTAGTTCACAAAGAGAGAACCAGAGGATACAAAGAGCGCAGACTCGGACAGAGACATCTTTAACGAGAAGCCCTCGAAGGAAGAGGTGATGGCTGCCACGCAGGCGGAGGGCCCCAAGAGAGTGTCTGACAGCGCCATCATCCACACCACCATGGGGGACATCCACATCAAGCTTTTCCCCGTGGAGTACGTTTTTGAGAACATACTGGCTTTGTTGAGAAGTCTCCTTTTACATTTAAGTAGATTTAAGTATTGTTCTTtgctcttttgttttattttagatgCCCCAAAACTGTGGAGAACTTCTGTGTTCACAGCAGGAATGGCTACTACAACGGTCACATATTCCACAGAGTGATCAAGGTAGGTTTTCTTCTGGTTGGTAAGACATATTCAGTAAGGCTAGGATCACACTTGGTGTCTTTTTTCGATAAGAAAATGTTGACTAGGGTGCTTTtcttgttattaaaaaaaaaaaacttgtggcAGCGTTTTGGTTCCAAAAAGCAGCCGAGCGTCTTTTGTTTCTATAACAGGTCCTGCTACAGTATCCAGAGTGCTATGTGGAGCGGTGCTAGATAAAACAAAGCTCACAGAGAGGCAGTGGTGCTACTactaacgttagataaaacaaagccaGTTCCCTGAACAGGATCCACTCGGTCGGATCTCCATTTTTTCTCGTTTTGGAAACGACCGGTCTCGCTACTCTGCTCGTCATTGGTCAGCTGTTAAAAAAGCGCTCGACGTATGgtgtttaattttccaaaaaagttTAACGTTTAACCTCAAAAAGACGCTCTGAGCTGCAGGAAAAAAGAAGTCAGCAGTGCCGTTTAAGAAAGCGACCGTTTCTCCATAGGATTACAATATAAAACAGGCTGGCAGCttaaaataaagacactaagTGTGAACGTTGCCTTCTCCGACATTGAGCTGTgtgtggatctttgtctttgcTGTGTGCAGGGTTTTATGATTCAGACAGGAGACCCCACAGGCACAGGCATGGGCGGAGAGAGCATCTGGGGCGGGGAGTTTGAGGACGAGTTCCACGCCACATTGAGACACGACCGCCCGTACACACTCAGCATGGCCAACGGAGGCCCCGGCACCAACGGCTCGCAGTTTTTCATCACCGTTGTTCCAACTGTAAGTTGCCTCATTTATGCCTTTTTAAGGGCCTTAAACATTTCaccttaaaggaatagttttacattttgtgaTATCCGCTTATTCGCTGAGAGTTAGATCAGACGATTAATACAGTCTCGTGCTTTtacggtaaatatgaagctacagcttaATTTAGCTTAAAATCTAGAAATAGGTAAACTACTAGCCTGACTCGGtctgaaagttaaaaaataatcagtctACCAGCACTTCTAACAGCTCTCTGATTAACATAGTATTTTTGTCTGTTGAATTTGAGCGAAAACCAAAGACTCGACAATGAATAGTTCTGTTTCTCAAAATAATGAACTATTTCTGTATAAATCATCTCTTACgcccaaagaaaagaaaatcagttaAATAGACTATGAAACACTGTGAAGCCGCCAATGTAAAGCTGTTTAAGGAAAGATTTCTcttttgcaacatttttatAGACTAACACACAAATCCAGTAAAACGCTCGacatacttgtgtgtgtgtgtgtgttttatatattataaaataccTAAATTTCACAGTTCTTTTTGTgagaaatgtataaaaatgtgtttttgttttttataaatgaagAGGGCCTTATGATCCCTGTGAAGCTTTGGCCAGCCCTAGTGGTGCTCCAGCATGTCAGCAGATTAAGTGAAGAACCAAGTACGAGTCTGACAACTTGTCATTTCTAACTGTGCTTGGGGTTTGTCGGATTGTAAACAGGCAACAGAATATCATAATTTGGCTAATAAATGATCACAGTGATAGTATATGGTCTTtaatgggcggctgtggctcagtggtagggaggttgcctgccaatcggaaggttggtggtcagatccccgcccctgcagtcattgtcgaagtgtccttgggcaagacactgaaccccgagttgctcccggtgctgcgcatcggagtgtgaatgtgtgtgagtgtttatctgatgagcaggtggcaccttgtacggcagcctcggccacagtgtatgaatgtgtgtgaatgtttcctgtagatgtaaaagcgctttgagcagttgttaagactggaaaagcgctatataagtacagcacatttacatttacatttaatttaagcTTAAACTGAGTTTTAAATCCATCATGGATGCAGCCTGGAAGAAAACCGAACCCGGTGAGATCCTGGATATTGTTATTGTCCAACTCATCGCTGTTCTTCAGCTGTGCCACTCCATCTTTCACCATATGTCAAGTATTGTGCCATCATTATGTCTCTTTCGGTCATGtctgaatgacaaaaaaacactgttagATTGCTGAAGCCAATGACGCTACAGATTCCTTGTCTGAAAAGGGCTTAAAGATGTTATCTGGGATATTGTTTAACGTGCTGCTGTATTTTCCCCCCTCAGCCTTGGCTCGACAACAAGCACACGGTGTTTGGAAGGTGTGCGAAAGGCATGGAGGCCGTCCAGAGGATCTCCAATGTCAAAGTTAACCCCAAGACCGACAAACCGTATGAAGACATCAGCATCATCAACATCACCATAAAGTGATCGTATGTCTTTAGCATGTCCTGTACAGtgatgcttttttgttttttaccaggAGGAGTTATTAAAGGATGCTAACAGCAAAACTGTAGTTTGAATTATTTGGAGATAAGGTTTCAGTCTAATCattggttcatgagaacaggctgctTCCTGTGGTTCGGTGTTTAGCTGCTGTCCTtcgagggagggagggaggagcaTAACGCCAACTCAGCGCTATTAGCTActttaaatgacaataaaatactCATAGCACTTTGACTTCTGTTGAGGCCTTTACAGGTCTcctgacatggtgctctttggatacttttatATAGAATtttccccttatgatgtcatgaGGGGCAAGGTTCCAGATCATGCCATCTGGAATTTGTagaaggcagagcaggatacccagggctcggtttacaNNNNNNNNNNtttctagccactgggggaccataggcaggctggaggaactcctattaatatttaaaaaaattaaactttgaTGCCATGGGACCAACAACTTGTAGATTAAAGCAGCAGAAGCCAATTCTAAGTTGATTCCATCAAAGAAGAAGCATACAGCCAGACACATGGtcaattttgtattttacttttacagCAACACATTATGAATAATTTACAAAAGCCATTATCAAGTCCACTGGTAACAAAGGTTTTGATGCCCATTGTGCTTCTACGTTTCCAAAACAGCATGAGATGTTTTCACAAATATGGAAAGGCTTATCACACGTGCAGTTTTAATTagtatttttatacatatacatgtagTAAACATTACATAGCAATGAATAAAGATTAAATCTAAGTCAAAGGATGGGTTTTTAATAACAAGACAAGTGTCTGTGTAGGCTTAATGTTTCACATTACATTATTACTGAAGGCTGTTGATTTAAGGT from Etheostoma spectabile isolate EspeVRDwgs_2016 chromosome 16, UIUC_Espe_1.0, whole genome shotgun sequence encodes:
- the ppwd1 gene encoding peptidylprolyl isomerase domain and WD repeat-containing protein 1; amino-acid sequence: KLKSPIICFFLIKHGRILTSKREFPGRKYCNKKGQHGKLAAMAASENNEDLKRKAEDTQDGGGDGEEEEWVGPMPSEAITAKKRKVLDYERVYLDNLPSAAMYERSYMHRDVITQIVCSKTDFIITASQDGHVKFWKKKEDEGIEFVKHFRSHLGVIESIAVSAEGALLCSVGDDQAMKVFDVVNFDMINMLKLGFHPGQSEWIYNPGDAISTVACSEKSTGKIFVYDGRGGNQPLHIFDKMHSSPLSQIRLNARFRIIVSADKAGMLEYWTGLPSEFRFPKHVHWEYKTGTDLYEFVKHKTYPTSLTFSPDGKKMATIASDRKVRIFRFLTGKLMRVFDESLSMFTELQQMRQQLPDMEFGRRMAVERELEKVDGIRLTNIIFDETGHFVLYGTMLGIKVINVETNRCVRILGKLENIRVVKLCLFQGVAKATHVAPTVEMKACDNPALDNVEPDPTIFCTAFKKNRFYMFTKREPEDTKSADSDRDIFNEKPSKEEVMAATQAEGPKRVSDSAIIHTTMGDIHIKLFPVECPKTVENFCVHSRNGYYNGHIFHRVIKGFMIQTGDPTGTGMGGESIWGGEFEDEFHATLRHDRPYTLSMANGGPGTNGSQFFITVVPTPWLDNKHTVFGRCAKGMEAVQRISNVKVNPKTDKPYEDISIINITIK